A region from the Pempheris klunzingeri isolate RE-2024b chromosome 17, fPemKlu1.hap1, whole genome shotgun sequence genome encodes:
- the LOC139217207 gene encoding GTPase IMAP family member 8, with protein MAAVSSASDTGDPRGRHPPERRLLILGGPQSGKTSTANTILGDEVFDSGTETTHSNVGQTEIYGRRVTVVDTPPWAIPSDPEDSVEADSNDNAGAESDSPARPPPSLDSEGPCMGAILCPPGPHAILLVVSITQPFTDTQRRAAEEQLGALGGGTWRYSMVVFTGVDKLPKGVFIEEHIANTGEALQWLVERCGSRYHAFDNTRKDTEDNTQVPELMEKVEEMITDNQGWYFEVNELILLEEEQARRALEEERMRMEEHARQREQMIGGPPRELRLLLLGWKGVGKSSVGNAILGRRFFESGQETELCLRRQALVSGRRVTIVDTPGWDWFSVRRTPKRIRQESQRGAALLRPGPHTLLLVLPVVSSLTARKRRTLLAHIETLFGDSACLHTMVLFSCGDWLGRTPIEEHILRGGRELQRLLEYCGNYYHVLDSKTPGKDRSVSVLLDKIEEMIRENGDKAFLPIQTEWLSEESSYSSDNTEPEDDCRGCQLQ; from the exons ATGGCTGCTGTGTCCTCTGCCTCTGACACTG GGGACCCCAGAGGCCGGCACCCCCCTGAGCGCAGACTGTTGATCCTAGGGGGTCCACAGTCTGGGAAGACTTCCACAGCGAACACCATCTTGGGGGACGAGGTCTTCGACTCTGGCACAGAAACAACCCACAGCAACGTGGGCCAGACGGAGATCTATGGCCGACGGGTCACCGTGGTCGACACCCCACCGTGGGCCATTCCCAGTGACCCGGAGGACAGCGTCGAGGCTGACAGCAACGACAACGCAGGCGCAGAGTCGGACAGCCCGGCACGGCCCCCACCAAGCCTTGACAGCGAGGGGCCGTGCATGGGGGCCATTCTCTGCCCTCCGGGACCCCACGCCATCCTGCTGGTGGTGTCGATCACCCAGCCCTTCACTGACACCCAGAGAAgggcagcagaggagcagctgggGGCCCTGGGCGGGGGGACCTGGAGGTACTCCATGGTGGTCTTTACTGGGGTGGACAAGCTGCCCAAAGGTGTCTTCATTGAGGAGCACATAGCGAACACAGGAGAGGCCCTGCAGTGGCTGGTGGAGAGATGTGGAAGCAG GTACCACGCCTTTGATAACACTCGGAAAGACACGGAGGACAACACACAGGTCCCCGAGCTGATGGAAAAGGTGGAGGAAATGATCACTGACAACCAAG GCTGGTACTTTGAGGTGAACGAGTTGATTTTGCTGGAGGAAGAGCAGGCCAGGAgggctctggaggaggagaggatgaggatggaggAGCACGCCAGACAGAGGGAGCAGATGATCGGAGGCCCTCCCAGag AGTTGAGGCTGCTCTTGTTAGGCTGGAAGGGTGTTGGCAAGAGTTCAGTGGGGAACGCCATCCTGGGCCGTCGCTTCTTCGAGTCAGGCCAGGAGACGGAGCTGTGCCTTAGGAGGCAGGCACTCGTATCCGGTCGTCGGGTCACCATTGTCGACACGCCGGGCTGGGATTGGTTCTCGGTGAGGCGAACCCCGAAACGCATCCGGCAGGAGTCACAGCGCGGAGCCGCCCTCCTGCGACCTGGACCCCACACCCTGCTGCTGGTCCTGCCCGTCGTCTCGTCGCTCACCGCCCGGAAGAGGCGAACGCTCCTGGCTCACATAGAGACTCTGTTCGGGGACAGCGCGTGCCTCCACACCATGGTGCTGTTCAGCTGTGGTGACTGGCTGGGCCGCACGCCCATCGAGGAGCACATTCTCAGAGGTGGAAGGGAGCTGCAAAGACTACTCGAATACTGTGGGAACTATTACCACGTCCTGGACAGTAAGACCCCCGGCAAGGACAGGAGTGTGTCGGTCCTGCTGGATAAGATAGAGGAGATGATCAGAGAGAACGGCGACAAGGCTTTCCTCCCCATACAGACCGAGTGGT TGAGCGAGGAGAGCTCTTACTCGTCTGACAACACTGAGCCCGAGGATGACTGTCGAGGATGCCAGCTACAGTGA